One stretch of Actinacidiphila sp. DG2A-62 DNA includes these proteins:
- a CDS encoding SRPBCC family protein, which yields MSPASPNGFEIVREFAVEQSPEQVWEAITTGTAGWLWPMEYEPREGGAAPFGGTITAWQPPHRLTARSESPAGVPQQTFNQLDHLVEPREDGGSWVRYVHSGIFVDDWDNQYDGANRHTDFYLHTLRQYLRHFQKRAAVWATADAAGPGARTPDALETAARALGLPTGGPDAFGPALGDTLRAALPGGPADAVLDYRTPYFIGLRTPDAMYRFFGRNHFGASVGVAVHDFAPGADAEALTKQLSGWLAAVYA from the coding sequence ATGAGCCCCGCGAGCCCCAACGGGTTCGAGATCGTGCGCGAGTTCGCGGTCGAGCAGAGCCCCGAACAGGTGTGGGAGGCGATCACCACCGGCACCGCGGGCTGGCTGTGGCCGATGGAGTACGAGCCCCGGGAGGGCGGCGCGGCCCCCTTCGGCGGCACGATCACCGCGTGGCAGCCGCCGCACCGGCTCACCGCGCGCTCCGAGAGCCCCGCCGGGGTGCCGCAGCAGACCTTCAACCAGCTCGACCACCTCGTCGAGCCGCGCGAGGACGGCGGTTCATGGGTGCGCTACGTGCACAGCGGGATCTTCGTCGACGACTGGGACAACCAGTACGACGGCGCGAACAGGCACACCGACTTCTACCTGCACACCCTCCGGCAGTACCTGCGCCACTTCCAAAAGCGGGCCGCGGTCTGGGCCACCGCCGACGCCGCGGGTCCCGGGGCGCGCACCCCCGACGCCCTGGAGACCGCGGCGCGCGCCCTCGGCCTTCCCACGGGCGGCCCGGACGCCTTCGGCCCGGCGCTCGGCGACACCCTGCGGGCCGCGCTGCCCGGCGGCCCGGCGGACGCGGTGCTGGACTACCGCACCCCGTACTTCATCGGGCTGCGCACCCCGGACGCGATGTACCGCTTCTTCGGCCGCAACCACTTCGGCGCGAGCGTCGGCGTGGCGGTCCACGACTTCGCACCGGGCGCGGACGCGGAGGCGCTGACCAAGCAACTGTCGGGCTGGCTGGCGGCCGTGTACGCGTAG
- a CDS encoding phosphatidylinositol-specific phospholipase C domain-containing protein yields MNGLLTPRFPRRSRSASGVAGGTSDSGRSRTAARTALLGALAACLAFTVAGPGSAASAADGDSLPLSGATTSGLHNTYDPSAFSYLAQGLDTGTSMIELDVWDDFFTSEWKVSHSSLTSNGNNCVNASSPADLYTGGANKDLESCLDDVRVWLSAHPGHGPLYIKLEMKAGFQANFGMSPAKLDQSISAHLGNLVFKPNDLLNKPGGGQYATLDDAAKAGNWPTRQQLAGKVILEVIPGTVEEGNPTDSLWTDQEYAGYLRDLHSQGRTAQANIFPSVHNAQAGDPRSRYSDTSLRPWFVAFDGDASAYLNGSIDTSWYDTNHYLLFMTDSQNVPPALDDTNPSASDAQARVAQLAAAHATVASNDWRTLPQVQSLVLPRG; encoded by the coding sequence TTGAACGGTCTGTTGACCCCTCGGTTCCCCCGCCGCTCCCGCAGCGCCTCGGGCGTCGCCGGCGGCACGAGCGACTCCGGACGCTCGCGCACGGCGGCGCGCACCGCGCTGCTCGGCGCCCTCGCCGCCTGCCTGGCGTTCACCGTCGCCGGGCCGGGGAGCGCGGCCTCCGCGGCCGACGGCGACAGCCTGCCGCTGTCCGGAGCCACCACCTCCGGTCTGCACAACACCTATGACCCGTCCGCGTTCAGCTATCTCGCGCAGGGGCTCGACACCGGCACGTCGATGATCGAACTCGACGTCTGGGACGACTTCTTCACCTCGGAGTGGAAGGTCAGCCACTCCAGCCTGACCAGCAACGGCAACAACTGCGTCAACGCCTCCTCGCCCGCCGACCTCTACACCGGCGGCGCCAACAAGGACCTGGAGAGCTGCCTGGACGACGTCCGGGTCTGGCTCAGCGCGCACCCGGGCCACGGGCCGCTCTACATCAAGCTGGAGATGAAGGCGGGCTTCCAGGCGAACTTCGGGATGAGCCCGGCCAAGCTCGACCAGTCCATCAGCGCCCATCTGGGCAACCTCGTCTTCAAGCCGAACGACCTGCTGAACAAGCCCGGCGGCGGACAGTACGCGACCCTCGACGACGCCGCGAAGGCGGGCAACTGGCCGACCAGGCAGCAGTTGGCCGGCAAGGTGATCCTGGAGGTCATCCCCGGCACGGTCGAGGAGGGCAACCCGACCGACTCGCTGTGGACGGACCAGGAGTACGCCGGCTACCTGCGGGACCTGCACAGCCAGGGCAGGACCGCGCAGGCGAACATCTTCCCGTCGGTGCACAACGCCCAGGCGGGCGACCCGCGTTCGCGCTACTCCGACACCTCGCTGCGGCCGTGGTTCGTGGCCTTCGACGGCGACGCGTCGGCGTACCTGAACGGCAGCATCGACACGAGCTGGTACGACACCAACCACTACCTGCTGTTCATGACCGACTCGCAGAACGTGCCGCCCGCGCTGGACGACACCAACCCGTCGGCGTCCGACGCGCAGGCGCGCGTCGCCCAACTGGCCGCCGCGCACGCCACGGTGGCGTCCAACGACTGGCGGACGCTGCCGCAGGTGCAGTCGCTGGTCCTGCCGCGCGGCTGA
- a CDS encoding thaumatin family protein, which yields MHGTQSHGQDAGRVEGQGRHRRSGRALVTAVIAVAGLCLAMYAVSGRHPDTADTADGTAAGGSSPAAVLTAGGTGTAGGSAPNGAGATVGGPDGTRTGAGTAPPPPGAAGVGTPAGAGPTRTTPSAARPGAGAHPAASGAGDAAASRSSAGTRLFTLVNRTDRTIWPASGEQTARPALATTGWVLPPGRTLTVRVPDHWNGRFWARTGCVFDTAGRGHCETGDCGGLFQCRGYGAIPATLAEFNLNAWDGLDFYDVSLVDGANVPMYINLVGGTTKDPISADGCSAAGCTRAVSCPAALRVTAGGRTIGCGSACAVFDTDQYCCRGQWADRSRCRPDQRPVDYAAVFKKAEPFAYSYADDDATSTFTSKGEAGYRITFGTTP from the coding sequence GTGCATGGGACGCAGAGCCATGGGCAGGACGCGGGCCGGGTCGAGGGCCAGGGCCGGCACAGGAGGTCCGGCCGGGCGCTGGTCACCGCCGTCATCGCGGTGGCCGGCCTGTGCCTGGCCATGTACGCGGTCTCCGGCCGCCACCCCGACACGGCCGACACGGCCGACGGCACGGCGGCCGGCGGGAGTTCGCCGGCGGCCGTCCTCACCGCCGGCGGCACGGGTACGGCCGGCGGCAGCGCTCCGAACGGCGCCGGGGCGACCGTCGGCGGCCCGGACGGCACGCGTACCGGGGCGGGGACGGCGCCGCCGCCCCCGGGCGCGGCGGGGGTCGGCACTCCCGCAGGCGCCGGGCCGACCCGCACCACCCCGTCCGCGGCGAGGCCCGGTGCGGGCGCGCACCCCGCGGCCTCCGGCGCGGGGGACGCGGCGGCGTCGCGATCGAGCGCCGGCACCCGCCTGTTCACCCTCGTCAACCGCACCGACCGGACGATCTGGCCGGCCTCGGGCGAGCAGACCGCGCGGCCCGCGCTCGCCACCACCGGCTGGGTGCTGCCGCCCGGCCGCACCCTGACCGTGCGCGTCCCCGACCACTGGAACGGCCGCTTCTGGGCCCGCACCGGCTGTGTCTTCGACACCGCGGGCCGCGGCCACTGCGAGACCGGCGACTGCGGCGGGCTCTTCCAGTGCCGCGGCTACGGCGCGATCCCCGCCACCTTGGCGGAGTTCAACCTCAACGCCTGGGACGGCCTGGACTTCTACGACGTCAGCCTGGTCGACGGCGCCAACGTCCCGATGTACATCAACCTCGTCGGCGGTACGACCAAGGACCCGATCTCCGCCGACGGCTGCTCGGCGGCCGGCTGCACCCGCGCCGTCTCCTGCCCGGCCGCACTGCGCGTCACCGCCGGCGGCCGGACGATCGGCTGCGGCTCGGCCTGCGCGGTCTTCGACACCGACCAGTACTGCTGCCGCGGCCAGTGGGCCGACCGCTCACGCTGCCGCCCCGACCAGCGGCCCGTCGACTACGCGGCGGTGTTCAAGAAGGCCGAGCCGTTCGCGTACTCCTACGCCGACGACGACGCCACGAGCACCTTCACCAGCAAGGGCGAGGCGGGCTACCGGATCACCTTCGGCACGACACCGTAG
- a CDS encoding ArsR/SmtB family transcription factor has translation MLDVSVIEDAEAAAVSLDPIRARLLAELAAGPASAAMLAARVDLPRQKVNYHLRALERHGLVELAGERRKGNVTERLMRATAASYVISPTALGAVQPDPARFRDQLSARWLLAVAARLVRDVGSLITGADRAGRRLATYALDGEVRFASAAQRAAFVEELTRGVSALVAKYHDPDAEGGRPHRVVVALHPSVRPGPREARTTEELPESGTGEDGSDA, from the coding sequence ATGCTGGACGTGAGCGTGATCGAGGACGCCGAGGCGGCCGCCGTGTCGCTGGACCCGATACGGGCCAGGCTGCTCGCCGAGCTGGCCGCCGGGCCGGCCTCGGCGGCGATGCTGGCCGCACGGGTGGACCTGCCGCGGCAGAAGGTCAACTACCACCTGCGGGCGCTGGAGCGGCACGGCCTGGTCGAGCTGGCGGGCGAGCGCCGCAAGGGGAACGTCACCGAGCGGCTGATGCGGGCCACCGCGGCGTCGTACGTCATCTCGCCGACGGCGCTGGGCGCGGTCCAGCCGGACCCGGCGCGGTTCCGGGACCAGCTGTCCGCGCGCTGGCTGCTCGCGGTCGCCGCGCGGCTGGTCCGCGACGTCGGGTCGCTCATCACCGGCGCCGACCGGGCCGGACGGCGGCTGGCCACGTACGCGCTGGACGGCGAGGTGCGGTTCGCGTCGGCGGCCCAGCGGGCGGCGTTCGTCGAGGAGTTGACGCGCGGCGTGAGCGCGCTGGTGGCCAAGTACCACGACCCGGACGCCGAGGGCGGCCGACCGCACCGCGTCGTCGTCGCCCTGCACCCGAGCGTCCGGCCGGGGCCGCGCGAGGCCCGCACCACCGAGGAGTTGCCGGAATCCGGCACAGGAGAGGACGGCAGCGATGCCTGA
- the alc gene encoding allantoicase, with translation MTHFTGAAGPYAGGDPYADYRSAELPFAGLPDLADRRLGAAVTAANDEFFAERENLLLPGPAVFDPEHFGHKGKVMDGWETRRRRGASAAVPHPEADDHDWALVRLGVPGIVRGIVVDTAHFRGNHPQAVSVEATSHSLSAAPEDLLDPDVEWTQLVPRTAIGGHARNAFAVGVERRFTHLRLRQYPDGGIARLRVHGEVVPDPGWLTELSTFDLVALENGGAVEDASDRFYSPPEHTILPGRSQKMDDGWETRRRRDDGHDWIRYRLVEQGVIRAVEIDTACLKGNAAGWASLSTRDGDGGQWTQIVPRVRLQPDSVHRFLVNPIPATHARIDIFPDGGISRLRLYGSLTRAGAERLNARAEALS, from the coding sequence CTGACACACTTCACCGGTGCCGCCGGGCCGTACGCGGGCGGCGATCCGTACGCCGACTACCGCAGCGCGGAGCTGCCCTTCGCCGGGCTGCCCGATCTGGCCGACCGGCGGCTGGGCGCCGCGGTGACAGCGGCGAACGACGAGTTCTTCGCCGAGCGGGAGAATCTGCTGCTGCCGGGCCCCGCGGTCTTCGACCCGGAACACTTCGGGCACAAGGGCAAGGTCATGGACGGCTGGGAGACCCGCCGCCGGCGCGGCGCGTCCGCCGCGGTCCCGCACCCGGAGGCCGACGACCACGACTGGGCGCTGGTACGCCTCGGGGTCCCGGGAATCGTGCGCGGCATCGTGGTCGACACCGCCCACTTCCGCGGCAACCACCCGCAGGCGGTGTCGGTCGAGGCGACCAGCCACTCGCTGTCCGCCGCGCCCGAGGACCTGCTGGACCCCGACGTGGAGTGGACGCAGCTCGTGCCGCGCACCGCGATCGGCGGTCACGCCCGCAACGCCTTCGCGGTCGGCGTCGAGCGCCGCTTCACCCACCTGCGGCTGCGCCAGTATCCCGACGGCGGCATCGCCCGCCTGCGGGTGCACGGCGAGGTGGTGCCCGACCCCGGCTGGCTCACCGAGCTAAGCACCTTCGACCTGGTCGCGCTGGAGAACGGCGGCGCGGTGGAGGACGCCTCCGACCGCTTCTACTCCCCGCCGGAGCACACCATCCTGCCCGGCCGCTCACAGAAGATGGACGACGGCTGGGAGACCCGGCGGCGACGGGACGACGGGCACGACTGGATCCGCTACCGCTTGGTGGAGCAGGGAGTGATCCGCGCGGTCGAGATCGATACCGCCTGCCTGAAGGGGAACGCGGCAGGCTGGGCCTCGCTGTCCACGCGTGACGGTGACGGCGGCCAGTGGACCCAGATCGTCCCCCGGGTGCGGCTGCAACCTGACAGCGTGCACCGCTTCCTGGTCAACCCGATACCCGCCACTCACGCGCGGATCGACATCTTCCCCGACGGCGGCATATCCCGGCTGCGGTTGTACGGCTCCCTCACCCGGGCCGGCGCCGAGCGCCTCAACGCCCGCGCAGAGGCGCTGAGCTGA
- a CDS encoding HSP90 family protein, whose translation MSDAPATHSFQVDLRGLVDLLSHHLYSSPRVYLRELLQNAVDAITARQALDPAAPARITVRAGDGRLTVTDSGVGLTEADVHRFLATIGRSSKRDADGGLDGDRLASARTDFIGQFGIGLLACFVVADEITVTTRSAADPKAPAVQWRGGSDGRYAIRTLPAGEVAEFGTTVALTPRADAAEWTAPDRVVALARHYGSLLRHEVTVEDDRGGSVRINETPAPWEVRHGSPQARREALAEHCRRTFDFTPLDTIDLDLPLVGLRGVAYVLPTSVHPSRQAGHRVHLKGMLLSDQAPELLPDWAFFVRCVVDADSLRPTASREALYEDETLAAIREALGARIRDWLTGLSASDPALLHRFIAVHHLAVKALARYDDELLRLLLPWLPFETTDGQVTLDEFTRTHPVVLVTQTVEEFRQVAPIAGAAGLGVVNGGYAYDRDLVHRLPEIRPGCTVTDLDPATVTAHLDAVDPGAELSAAAFLHIAREVVGEFDCDVVLRSFHPVSAPALLLDNREARHERARSELAASSDGLWADILGSLRGQAPRAQLVLNHLNPLVRRAASIGERELAVTAVEALYGQALLMTRRPLRASESALLNRAFIGLLDHAMHESPARDGAARGGPGQDAPGQDAPGQGGRAPGGPGQGGTTYGGGQEEGK comes from the coding sequence GTGTCAGACGCCCCCGCCACCCACAGTTTCCAGGTCGACCTGCGCGGCCTCGTCGATCTGCTTTCGCACCATCTGTACTCCAGCCCACGGGTGTACCTGCGCGAGCTGCTGCAGAACGCGGTGGACGCGATCACCGCGCGGCAGGCGCTGGACCCGGCCGCGCCCGCGCGGATCACGGTCCGGGCCGGCGACGGGCGGCTGACGGTCACCGACAGCGGCGTCGGACTGACCGAGGCGGACGTGCACCGCTTCCTGGCCACCATCGGCCGCAGCTCCAAGCGCGACGCGGACGGCGGGCTGGACGGCGACCGGCTGGCGTCGGCCAGGACCGACTTCATCGGGCAGTTCGGCATCGGTCTGCTCGCGTGCTTCGTCGTCGCCGACGAGATCACCGTCACCACCCGCTCCGCGGCCGACCCGAAGGCCCCGGCGGTGCAGTGGCGCGGCGGCTCCGACGGCCGCTACGCGATCCGTACCCTGCCGGCCGGGGAGGTCGCCGAGTTCGGGACCACGGTGGCGCTGACGCCGCGCGCGGACGCCGCGGAGTGGACCGCGCCGGACCGGGTGGTCGCGCTGGCCCGGCACTACGGCAGCCTGCTGCGGCACGAGGTCACGGTCGAGGACGACCGCGGCGGGAGCGTGCGGATCAACGAGACGCCGGCGCCGTGGGAGGTGCGGCACGGCTCGCCGCAGGCCCGGCGCGAGGCGCTGGCCGAACACTGCCGCAGGACCTTCGACTTCACCCCGCTGGACACCATCGACCTGGACCTGCCGCTGGTGGGGCTGCGCGGCGTGGCGTACGTGCTGCCGACGTCGGTGCACCCGTCCCGGCAGGCCGGTCACCGGGTGCATCTGAAGGGCATGCTGCTGTCCGACCAGGCGCCCGAACTCCTGCCGGACTGGGCGTTCTTCGTGCGCTGCGTGGTCGACGCGGACAGCTTGCGGCCGACCGCCTCGCGCGAGGCGCTGTACGAGGACGAGACGCTCGCGGCGATCCGGGAGGCGCTGGGCGCGCGCATCCGCGACTGGCTGACCGGTCTGTCGGCCAGCGACCCGGCGCTGCTGCACCGTTTCATCGCCGTGCACCACCTGGCGGTCAAGGCGCTGGCCCGCTACGACGACGAACTGCTGCGACTGCTGCTGCCCTGGCTGCCGTTCGAGACCACCGACGGGCAGGTGACGCTCGACGAGTTCACCCGCACGCACCCGGTGGTGCTGGTCACGCAGACCGTCGAGGAGTTCCGGCAGGTCGCGCCGATCGCCGGGGCGGCCGGCCTCGGGGTGGTCAACGGCGGCTACGCCTACGACCGCGACCTGGTGCACCGGCTGCCGGAGATCCGCCCGGGCTGCACGGTCACCGATCTGGACCCCGCGACGGTCACCGCGCACCTGGACGCGGTGGACCCGGGCGCGGAGCTGTCCGCCGCGGCGTTCCTGCACATCGCGCGCGAGGTGGTGGGCGAGTTCGACTGCGACGTGGTGCTGCGCAGCTTCCACCCGGTGAGCGCGCCGGCCCTGCTGCTGGACAACCGGGAGGCGCGGCACGAGCGCGCGCGCAGCGAACTGGCCGCGTCCTCCGACGGGTTGTGGGCGGACATCCTGGGCAGCCTGCGCGGACAGGCGCCGCGGGCGCAGTTGGTGCTCAACCACCTCAACCCGCTGGTGCGCAGGGCCGCTTCGATCGGCGAGCGGGAGCTCGCGGTCACCGCGGTCGAGGCGCTCTACGGGCAGGCGCTGCTGATGACCAGGAGGCCGCTGCGGGCCTCGGAGAGCGCGCTGCTCAACCGCGCGTTCATCGGGCTGCTGGACCACGCGATGCACGAGTCGCCGGCGCGGGACGGCGCGGCGCGGGGAGGACCGGGACAGGACGCACCGGGACAGGACGCACCGGGACAGGGCGGCCGGGCTCCCGGCGGTCCCGGGCAGGGCGGGACCACGTACGGCGGCGGGCAGGAGGAGGGCAAGTGA
- a CDS encoding crotonase/enoyl-CoA hydratase family protein, which produces MDDAETTPPVPSTSGAPAARSAPPVRTERAGAVHTVVLSRPAARNAVDGPTAALLADAFREFDADPAASVAVLWGEGGGFCAGADLKAFGSERANRVAATGDGPMGPTRMRLRKPVVAAISGHAVAGGLELAIWCDLRVMEEDAVLGVFCRRWGVPLIDGGTVRLPRLIGAGRAMDLILTGRPVGAEEALAIGLVDRVVPAGGARAAAEELAARIAAFPQTCLRHDRLAALEQEGLDEQAALAVEFGHGLVSLSEARSGAARFAAGEGRHGRFDRA; this is translated from the coding sequence ATGGACGACGCCGAGACCACCCCTCCCGTCCCTTCGACTTCGGGTGCCCCCGCCGCCCGCTCCGCTCCTCCCGTACGCACCGAGCGCGCCGGCGCCGTGCACACTGTCGTGCTGTCCCGGCCCGCCGCCCGCAACGCCGTGGACGGCCCCACCGCGGCCCTGCTCGCGGACGCCTTCCGGGAGTTCGACGCCGATCCGGCCGCGTCGGTCGCGGTGCTCTGGGGCGAGGGCGGCGGCTTCTGCGCGGGCGCGGACCTCAAGGCGTTCGGCTCCGAGCGCGCCAACCGGGTCGCGGCGACCGGTGACGGGCCGATGGGGCCGACCCGGATGCGGCTGCGCAAGCCCGTCGTCGCCGCGATCAGCGGCCACGCGGTGGCCGGCGGCCTGGAGTTGGCGATCTGGTGCGACCTGCGGGTGATGGAGGAGGACGCGGTGCTCGGCGTGTTCTGCCGCCGCTGGGGCGTGCCGCTGATCGACGGCGGCACGGTCCGGCTGCCCCGGCTGATCGGCGCCGGCCGCGCGATGGACCTGATCCTCACCGGCCGCCCGGTCGGCGCGGAGGAGGCCCTGGCCATCGGTCTGGTGGACCGCGTCGTCCCCGCCGGCGGCGCCCGCGCCGCGGCCGAGGAACTGGCGGCGCGCATCGCCGCGTTCCCCCAGACCTGCCTGCGCCACGACCGCCTCGCCGCGCTGGAACAGGAGGGGCTGGACGAACAGGCCGCGCTGGCCGTCGAGTTCGGCCACGGCCTGGTCTCGCTCAGCGAAGCCCGTTCGGGCGCCGCCCGGTTCGCCGCGGGCGAGGGCCGCCACGGGAGGTTCGACCGGGCGTGA
- a CDS encoding L,D-transpeptidase family protein, whose product MTAAPPETLPQRQTDPSRGRRRHRRRRRALRKAMYAAAAGAAGLAVIGAGYVLLDRPGGGTAVADDAKHAAARAEVTGAPTARSGASALKDPLPRAIPGLGPRTRAKIPAATTQVLVASGAGKDSSRSVVTLWSRTADGHWKAGTSWPAHNALHGWTDAHHAGDLHSPIGVYTLSDAGGFDADPGSHLPYHHSSKFRAGGVGFDGEPLDEAFDYVIAIDYNRVPGHSPLDGTQPLGPSRGGGIWVHVDHGGPTHGCVSIAAAHMVELLRTLRPADHPVIVMGDHASLAV is encoded by the coding sequence ATGACTGCCGCTCCTCCCGAGACGCTTCCGCAGCGCCAGACCGACCCGAGCCGTGGCCGGCGACGCCACCGGCGCCGCCGCCGTGCCCTCCGCAAGGCGATGTACGCCGCGGCCGCGGGCGCAGCCGGCCTCGCCGTCATCGGCGCCGGCTACGTCCTGCTGGACCGGCCCGGCGGCGGCACGGCCGTCGCCGACGACGCCAAGCACGCCGCCGCCCGCGCCGAGGTCACCGGCGCCCCCACCGCGCGCTCCGGCGCCTCGGCGCTGAAGGACCCGCTGCCCCGCGCGATCCCCGGCCTCGGCCCCAGGACGCGTGCGAAGATCCCGGCGGCCACCACCCAGGTGCTGGTGGCGTCGGGCGCGGGCAAGGACTCCTCGCGGTCCGTGGTGACCCTCTGGTCGCGCACCGCCGACGGCCACTGGAAGGCCGGCACGTCCTGGCCGGCGCACAACGCTCTGCACGGGTGGACCGACGCCCACCACGCGGGCGACCTGCACAGCCCGATCGGCGTCTACACGCTCAGCGACGCGGGCGGCTTCGACGCGGACCCCGGCTCGCACCTGCCGTACCACCACTCCTCCAAGTTCCGCGCCGGAGGCGTCGGTTTCGACGGCGAGCCGCTGGACGAGGCGTTCGACTACGTCATCGCCATCGACTACAACCGCGTCCCCGGCCACTCCCCGCTCGACGGCACCCAGCCGCTCGGGCCCAGCCGCGGCGGCGGCATCTGGGTGCACGTCGACCACGGCGGACCGACCCACGGCTGCGTCAGCATCGCCGCCGCGCACATGGTGGAGCTGCTGCGCACGCTGCGGCCCGCCGACCACCCGGTGATCGTGATGGGCGACCACGCGTCGCTCGCGGTCTGA
- a CDS encoding ankyrin repeat domain-containing protein — MTEPTPDLSAPAAGTDEPGHPTDLLDLTSEAFDFAREGDVERLTARLDAGVPLGVTNDRGDTLLMLAAYHGHASCVKALLTRGADPNQINERGQSPLAGAVFKSAQDVIDALLEGGADPAAGSPSAIDTAVMFGKTDLIKLFGAE; from the coding sequence ATGACCGAGCCCACGCCCGACCTCAGCGCTCCCGCCGCCGGAACCGACGAGCCCGGACACCCCACCGACCTGCTCGACCTCACCTCCGAGGCCTTCGACTTCGCCCGCGAGGGGGACGTCGAACGCCTCACCGCCCGCCTGGACGCAGGCGTCCCCCTCGGCGTCACCAACGACCGCGGCGACACCCTCCTGATGCTCGCCGCCTACCACGGCCACGCCTCCTGCGTGAAGGCGCTGCTGACTCGCGGCGCCGACCCGAACCAGATCAACGAGCGCGGCCAGTCCCCGCTCGCCGGGGCGGTGTTCAAAAGCGCGCAGGACGTGATCGACGCCCTGCTGGAGGGCGGCGCGGACCCCGCCGCCGGATCTCCGTCCGCGATCGACACGGCCGTGATGTTCGGCAAGACCGACCTGATCAAGCTCTTCGGGGCCGAGTGA
- a CDS encoding LysR family transcriptional regulator has product MKEWDLRKLQILRALQETGTVTAAAAALRMTPSAVSQQLAALSKQAGTPMIEARGRGVRLTGAAHVLLRHAEVVFAQLERAGAELDGYARGDAGLVRVGTIATAIARLVVPAAELLRRSAPGITLSVRETEAAEVYEDLAAGEVDVAVSLAVDAPTARDPRFVLFPLLADPLDVALPPGHPMADAPGLRLARLAEEPWIFGSRGPWRDITLAVCADAGFVPEQAHAAADWPAIFSMVAAGMGVALVPRMATSGGLRREVAVRPLESDRPRRRIVGAVRGGAEDAPLLRRTMAALREAAELDPTVQRS; this is encoded by the coding sequence ATGAAGGAGTGGGACCTCAGAAAGCTCCAGATCCTGCGCGCGCTCCAGGAGACCGGCACGGTGACCGCGGCCGCGGCGGCCCTGCGCATGACGCCCTCCGCGGTGTCCCAGCAGCTCGCGGCCTTGTCCAAGCAGGCCGGCACGCCGATGATCGAGGCGCGCGGGCGCGGCGTGCGGCTGACCGGCGCTGCCCATGTCCTGCTGCGCCACGCCGAGGTCGTCTTCGCCCAACTGGAACGCGCCGGCGCCGAACTCGACGGTTACGCGCGCGGTGACGCCGGCCTGGTCAGGGTCGGCACGATCGCCACCGCGATCGCGCGCCTGGTCGTCCCGGCGGCGGAGCTGCTGCGTCGCTCGGCCCCCGGGATCACGCTGTCGGTGCGCGAGACCGAGGCGGCCGAGGTCTACGAGGACCTGGCGGCCGGCGAGGTGGACGTCGCGGTGTCCCTCGCGGTCGACGCGCCGACCGCCCGCGACCCGCGGTTCGTGCTGTTCCCGCTGCTCGCCGACCCGCTGGACGTCGCGCTGCCGCCCGGCCACCCGATGGCCGACGCGCCGGGGCTGCGGCTGGCCCGGCTGGCCGAGGAGCCGTGGATCTTCGGCAGTCGCGGGCCCTGGCGCGACATCACCCTCGCGGTCTGCGCGGACGCCGGATTCGTGCCCGAGCAGGCGCACGCGGCCGCCGACTGGCCGGCGATCTTCTCCATGGTCGCGGCCGGCATGGGCGTCGCCCTGGTGCCGCGGATGGCGACGTCCGGCGGACTGCGCCGCGAGGTCGCCGTCCGGCCGCTGGAGTCGGACCGGCCGCGACGGCGCATCGTGGGCGCGGTGCGCGGCGGCGCCGAGGACGCCCCGCTGCTGCGCCGCACGATGGCGGCGCTCCGGGAAGCGGCCGAGCTGGACCCGACCGTGCAGCGCAGCTGA